The genomic stretch GATGTCCATCGTCGCCATCGCCAAGCCAGCGCCGTTCACCATACAACCGATATTGCCTTCCAACGCTACGTAGTTCAGTTCGAACTCAGAAGCTTTTACTTCACGCTCGTTTTCTTGTGATTTGTCGCGTTGCGCCAGCAATTCTGGGTGACGGAACAAAGCGTTTGAGTCGAGGTTGATTTTGCCGTCAACGCAAGCCAATTCGCCGTTTTCACGCAAAGCCAATGGGTTTACTTCAAACAGCGCAAAGTCGTTTTCAACGAATGCTTTGTAAGAGCCCAAGATCAGGTTGGTGAACGCAGCAACTTGTTTGCCTTCCAGACCCAAAGCGAAAGCCGCTTGACGGCCTTGGTATGGCTGCATGCCTACCAAAGGATCAACTTCGATCTTGATGATTTTTTCTGGCGTTTCTTCAGCCACTTTCTCGATCTCAACACCACCTTCAGTTGAAACCATGAATACGATACGTTGTGAGCTGCGATCTACAACCGCGCCAAGGTACAACTCGCGCGTTACTGGGTACATGTCTTCACATACCAATACGCTATGAACTGGCTGCCCAGCGGCATCAGTTTGGTAAGTAACCAGATTAGTACCGATCAAGCGAGCTGCTTCTGCAGCAGCTTCTTCGCGGCTTTTTACCACTTTAACGCCACCCGCTTTACCGCGGCCACCCGCGTGTACTTGGGCTTTAACTACGGCAAATTTGCCGCCCAAAGTGTCATAAGCAGCAGCAGCTTCTTCAGCGTTGTTAGCCAAAATGCCGCGCTGTACTGGCAAACCATATTTAGCCAGCAATTCCTTGGCTTGATACTCGTGCAGATTCATCTCTATTTATCCTTTGTGAGGAGAGTGTTGTCGGACAGGCTATTCCCCGCCGTTGTACCGCATGATGGATAAGAGCACCTGCCCTTACCCACCCTACAAATTCAAATAACTATTTCATTAAGAGTGGCTTTAAAAGCTAGCGAGCGCCCGTCAACTTGGCAAGGCCGGAGCACAGAAACCGGAATGTACTTGAAGTACATGAGGATTTCGCGCACCGCCCGCGCCAAGGTCACGGGATGCATCGCAGCTTTAAAAGCTGCTCTTAAGAGTGCAGACCGCGTTTATCGCAACCGAGAGCTGCTTCGTGCATCGCTTCGGCCAATGATGGGTGAGCGTGAACGATGCGAGCAATATCTTCAGCCGATGCGTTAAATTCCATCGCTACCACCGCTTCAGTGATCAATTCTGAAGCGAATGGGCCGATGATGTGCACGCCCAAGATACGGTCGGTTTTCGCGCAGGCTAGCATTTTAACGAAACCAGCGGTTTCGCCCAAGCCAAGCGCACGGCCATTCGGGCCAAATGGGAATTGGCCTTTTTTGTACTCAACGCCTTCCGCTTTCAGTGCTTGCTCAGTTTTACCTACCCAAGCCATTTCTGGGCTGGTATAGATAACCCAAGGTACGTTGTTAAAGTCGATGTGCGGATGCTGACCTGCGATGCGCTCAGCCACGGCCACGCCTTCTTCCGACGCTTTGTGTGCCAGCATCGGGCCACGAACCACGTCACCCACTGCCCATAGATTTGGCAATGCAGTGCGGCAATCGCCGTCAACCACCACAAAACCGCGCTCATCCAGTGGCAAGCCCACTGATTCAGCCGCCAAGTTCCACGTGTTTGGCACGCGACCGATCGATACGATTAGTTTGTCGTAGGTTTCAGTGAACGCCTTACCTTCAGCATCGGTGTATTCAACGGTAACGTCGTTCTCACCTTTGGTGATGTTGCCGATTTTTAGGCTTGTTTTGATGACCAGACCCAAGTCTTTGGTGAAGATCTTGTGCGCTTCTTTGGCAACCGCTTCGTCCGCCGCCAACAAGAAGCCAGGAGCGCCTTCGAGAATCGTTACTTCAGCGCCCAAACGCTTCCATACCGAGCCCATTTCCAAGCCGATTACACCCGCGCCAATCACGCCCAAGCGTTTTGGTACTGCAGGAATCGACAATGCGCCTTCGTTATCCAAGATCAGCACATTATCAACTGGCGCTTGTGGCAATTGGCGTGGCGTTGAGCCGGTAGCCAAGATGATGTGCGTGGTTTCAACGACTTCTACTTTGTCGCCGTCCGCTACTTCGATTTGCCATTTGTCGCCATTGCGACCGAGGATTTTGCCGTGGCCGTGCAAGCTTGCCACTTTGTTCTTTTTGAACAGGTAGCCGATACCTTGCGTCAACTTGCTCACGATGCCTTCTTTACGAGCCAGCATTGTGCCAACGTCAAATTTCATGCCTTCAACGGTGATACCGTGTGAAGCAAATTTATGCTCAACACGTTCTACGTTTTCAGATGATTCGAGCAAGGCTTTCGATGGGATACAACCCACGTTCAAGCAAGTACCACCGAGTGATGCTTTGCCTTCTTTGTTTTTGAATTCGTCGATACACGCAGTGTTAAAACCCAACTGCGCTGCACGAATCGCCGCCACGTAGCCGCCAGGGCCCGCGCCGATTACGATAACGTCAAATGATTGTGACATTCAGTCCACCTTAACCCATTGCTGGGTATATTAATGCAAGCAATTGGGTATGTAGCTCACAGCCACATACCCCACTTAAATTAGATATCCAACAACAGGCGAGCAGGATCTTCGATCGCGTCTTTAATTGCTACCAAAGACAATACCGCTTCACGACCGTCGATGATACGGTGATCGTAAGATTGCGCCAGATACATGATTGGACGAGCAACCACTTGACCGTTTTCAACCACTGCGCGCTCTTTGGTCGCGTGCATGCCCAAGATCGCAGCTTGTGGTGGGTTGATGATCGGCGTTGACATCATTGAGCCGAACGTGCCGCCGTTAGAAATCGTGTAAGTACCACCAGTCAACTCTTCCACGCCCAATTTACCTTCTTGTGCGCGTTTGCCGAAGTCAGCGATGGTTTTCTCGATTTCAGCCAAAGACAATTGGTCTGCGTTACGGATAATTGGCACCACCAAACCGCGTGGGCTACCTACCGCTACGCCGATATCGAAGTAGCCGTGGTAAACGATGTCGTTACCGTCAACCGATGCATTCACGATTGGGTATTTTTTCAGCGCAGCAACCGCAGCTTTCACGAAGAAGCCCATAAAGCCCAGTTTCACGCCGTGGTCTTTTTCGAATTTGTCTTTGTACTTGTTGCGCAAGTCCATCAACGGCTTCATGTTCACTTCGTTGAACGTCGTCAAGATTGCGTTTTCTTGCTGAGATTGCAGCAGACGCTCAGCAACACGAGCGCGCAGGCGGCTCATTGGTACGCGTTGTTCTGGACGATCACCCGTTGGAGCTGCCACTGCTGGTGCCGCTGGACGGTTCAGATGATTTTGTACGTCTTCTTTCAATACGCGACCGCCGCGGCCAGTACCGGCTACGTCGTTTACATTCACGCCTGCGTCAGCAGCGATTTTCTTCGCCGCTGGCATTGCGTTAGCACCACCGGCTGGTGCAGCTTGAACCGCAGCAGGTGCAGGTGCTGCTGCAGCTGGCGCAGCGGCTTGTGCTGGTGCAGCAGCGGCTACGGCTGCAGTATCGATTTTAGCGATCACATCGAGGCTACCCACGGTTGCGCCGTCAGCTTGTACGATTTCAACCAATACACCTGCTTGTGGCGCAGGGATTTCCAACACGACTTTGTCGGTTTCCAAATCGATCAGGTTTTCGTCACGGGCAACAGCTTCACCCACTTTCTTTTTCCAAGAAATCAGCGTGGCTTCCGAAACCGATTCAGGCAACTGTGGTACCAAAACTTCGATGATCATATCGTTCACTCCAGTTAATTTTTAAATTCTTTACGCTTGCGACACGCACAAGGGCAAAAACGCGGCGCTCCAAAGGGAGGCCGCGCTATCAATTACAAGGTCATTGCTTCTTCGACGAAGGCTTTGAGCTGTGCATTGTGTTTGCTCATATATCCAACCGCTGGAGAAGCCGATGAAGGACGACCAGCGAAGGTCAACACTTGCTTCGACTCCAACACCGCTTCTAGACGGTGACGAATTTGGTGCCATGCGCCTTGGTTACGCGGCTCTTCTTGAACCCACATAATTTCTTTCGCATTTGGATATTTTTGCAATTCCGCTTGCAGCTCTTCCGCTGGGAATGGATACAACTGCTCTACACGTACGATCGCGATTTCTTTCATTTCGCGCTCGGTGCGACCGGCGAGCAAATCGTAGTAAACCTGACCTGAGCAGCACACCACGCGTTTTACTTTCTTCGCATCCAATTCTTGCGCTTCGCCGATTACTGGACGGAATTCTCCGCTGGTGAAGTGCTCGATTGGGCTTGACGCGTTTTTCGCTTTCAACAAGCGCTTGCTCATAATAATGATCAATGGCTTGCGATACGGGCGCAGCATTTGACGACGCAAAGCGTGGAACATCTGCGCAGATTCAGACAGCATCAATACTTGGACATTGTGCTCCGCGCACAATTGCAAGTAACGCTCAACGCGCGCCGACGAGTGCTCTGGACCTTGACCATCATAACCATGCGGCAGAATCATCGTCAGACCACATAAGCGGCCCCACTTGGTTTCGCCTGAAGTAATAAACTGGTCGATCACGACTTGCGCGCCGTTGGCAAAGTCACCGAACTGGGCTTCCCAGATCGTCAATTCTTCTGGTGCCGAACATGCGTAGCCGTATTCAAACGCCAATACCGCCTCTTCGTTCAAGATCGAGTCAATGACCAAGAAGTGGCCTTGGTTTTCCGACAAGTGTTGCAATGGCACGTAAGTACCTTGGTCCCACTTCTCACGGTTTTGATCGTGCAACACCGCGTGACGGTGATTGAACGTACCACGACCCGAGTCTTCACCCGAAATACGCACGCCCATGCCTTCAGTCAGCAAGGTTGAGTAAGCCAAGTGCTCAGCCATACCCCAATCAACAGGCAACTCGCCGTTCACCATCAAAGAGCGCTCTTTAATGATTTTCTCAACGTTGCCACGCAATTTGAAGTCGGCTGGGTATTGAGTGAATTTCTCAGTCAAACGAACCAGATCCGCTTGTGGAACTGAAGTCGTTACTGGCTGACGCCAGTGTGTGCCCAAATACTTAGTCCAATCTACCGCGTATGAGCGTTTGTAGTCGGTTAGCGTGGTTTGCTCAACGTGTTCGCCACGATCAAGCGCATCACGGTAAGCCTGAATCATGCCGTCCGCTTCAGCTTGCGTTACCACACCTTGCGCGATCAATTGATCAGCGTAAATCTTGCGTGGGCCTGGGTGCTGGCTGATTTTACGGTACATCATTGGCTGCGTTACGAACGGATCATCCGCTTCGTTGTGGCCGTGTTTACGGTAGCAAACCAAGTCAATCACCACATCTTTGTGGAATTTCTGACGGTATTGCAACGCCGCTTCGGTGACCAAGCACACTGCTTCAGGATCATCACCGTTCACGTGGAAAATTGGCGCTTCAACCATTTTCGCGATATCAGTACTAAACAAGCTAGAGCGATTATCGCGAATATCCGAAGTCGTGAAACCGACTTGGTTATTGATCACCAAGTGCACCGTACCGCCAGTACCGTAACCACGAGTTTGTGACAGATTGAAAGTACCTTGGTTGGTACCCAAGCCGATGAAGGCCGAGTCACCGTGGATCAACAATGGCAATACTTGATCACCAGTCAAATCTTTACGACGGTGTTGACGTGCGCGGACTGAGCCTTCAACCACTGGATTCACAATCTCAAGGTGAGATGGGTTAAATGCCAGCGTTAAATGCAGTGGGCCACCTGGGGTTGGGATGTCTGAGCTGAAACCCATGTGGTACTTCACGTCACCTGAGGCCAATTGGGTGTTGTAACGGCCTTCGAATTCGCCGAACAAATCGCGTGGCTGTTTGCCCAGAATGTTCACCAGCATATTCAGACGACCACGGTGGGCCATACCGATCACGATTTCTTGTACACCAGCCGCCCCGGCTGCTTGCGCCAAGTAATCGACCGCAGGAATCATGCTATCGCCGCCTTCGAGCGAGAAGCGTTTTTGACCTACGTATTTTTTATGCAGGTATTGCTCTAGCGTTTCAGCCGCTGTTACTTGCTTCAGAATGCGTTTTTTCTGGTCAACGTTAAAGCTCGGTTGTGAGCGACGCGCTTCGAAAAACTCTTGCACCCATTTGCGCTCATCACCGTTGGTGATGTGCATGTATTCCAGACCGATATTGCCGCAATAGGTTTGCTGCAAAAAGCCCAACACTTCGGTCGGCGTCGCGCGCTCGAGCCCAACGATATTGGTGCCCAGCTTGATTGCCATATCGCTGTCAGACAGACCGTGCGATTTCGGATCGAGTTCTGGCGCAGCCACTTTATCCATGCGTTGCAGTGGATCGAGCTTCGCGCTGCGGCTACCCATAATGCGGTAGGCAGAAATCAAACGAAGTAAGTTAACTTGACGCTCAGTTGCAGCCTCATCGACTACACCAACTGCACGTACTGATTGCTTGGCCAATTGGCGGAATGATTCTTCAATCGGTGCACGCACTACATCACGCGCTACCGCGCCTGGTGTTTGCTGCAACTGATCGAAGTAGCTACGCCATTGCGCATCTATTGAAGACGCATCAATCAGATATTGTTCGTAGAGCTCTTCTACAAACGGAGCATTCCCGCCAAACAGCTGAGAATTATTTTGGAATTCTTTCATCATTGCCGTGTATCCATTTTTTTCCGCCTTGCTTGCAAGCTGATGCCCTAGAGCAAAAGACAACAAGGCCGGTCAATGTTGCTACGCCCTCGTCTAAACAAGGGCGTTAGCAGTGCGGGAATTAACCGCGTTTGTCCATTGGTACGTAATCGCGTTTTTCCGCGCCAGTGTATTGCTGACGTGGGCGACCGATCTTCATGCCTGGGTCAGAAATCATTTCGTTCCAGTGGCTGATCCAGCCCACAGTACGCGCCAGCGCGAAGATCACGGTGAACATTGGTACTGGGATACCCAAGGCTGATTGAACGATACCAGAGTAGAAGTCAACGTTTGGATACAGTTTGCGTGATACGAAGTATTCGTCTTCCAACGCGATTTTTTCTAACTCCATCGCCAATTTGAATTTCGGATCGTCTTGCAGACCGAGTTCATTCAATACTTCGTGGCAAATACGACGCATTACATTGGCGCGTGGATCCATGTTTTTGTAAACGCGGTGACCGAAGCCCATCAGTTTGTGTGTTTTTGCTTTCACGCCTTCCATGAACGCAGGCACGGCTTCAACTGAGCCGATTTCGTCCAGCATCAACAATACCGCTTCGTTCGCGCCACCGTGCGATGGGCCCCACAGACAAGCGATACCGGCAGCAATACAAGCGAATGGGTTCGCGCCAGAAGAACCAGCCAGACGTACAGTTGACGTTGACGCATTTTGCTCGTGGTCAGCGTGCAAGGTAAAGATCACGTCCAGTGCGCGTACCAATACTGGATTTGGCTCGTATGGCTCGCATGGCGTAGAGAACATCATGTGCATGAAGTTCGCGGTGTAGCTCAAATCGTTACGTGGGTAAACGAATGGCAGACCTTGGTTGTAGCGGTAGCACATTGCGGCAATCGTTGGGATCTTAGAGATCAGACGGAACATCGCCACTTTGCGGTGTTCTGGATTGCTGATATCCAAGCTGTCTTGGTAGAACGCCGACAAGGCACCCACCACCCCCACCATCATCGCCATTGGATGTGAGTCACGACGGAAGCCTTTGAAGAACGCAGTCAATTGCTCGTGAACCATCGTGTGGCTCATCACCGTTTTTTCGAATGCGGCTTTCTGCTCAGCAGTTGGTAATTCACCGTTGATCAACAGGTAGCAAACTTCGAGGTAATCAGCTTCTTCAGCCAATTGCTCGATAGGGTAACCACGATAGTACAGCTGACCCAAATCACCATCGATGAAAGTGATTTTTGATTCGCAGCTAGACGTTGCCAAAAAGCCAGGGTCAAAAGTAAACATGCCAGTTTTAGAAAAACTGCGGATGTCGACTACATCTGGACCCAAGGTAGATTTCAAAACAGGCATTTCCAGCGTGTTCTGGCCATCGTTATAAGTCAGTGTGACTTTCTTTTCCATCGTGTTGCTCCTGTTAAAGCGCTCTAGTAATGCGCTCGGCATCGCCGGCTGCGTTATTGTTTGCTGCGTCATGACTAGCTGCATTGGCCGCAGCAATCCGCGCAATCATCACGGCAAGTTCTGGGTCTGGGCAGACCGATTTACCGTTGACGTACTCTAAAAAATCCCAATCTGGCAGCATTAAAATTTGCTCGTACACTGCCAGCTCAGTTGCGTTCAATGTGGGTAGAACATCGGTCACAAATCGCTCAAGTTGCAAATCAAGCTCAAGCAAGCCGCGCCGTGAACGCCAGATGATGCGTTTGAGTTCTACTTCATCCATCGTGCACCTCACATGAGTATTGCCCTGTAGATCAACACCAAATTGACCTACAGGGATATACCCAATTAGCTAATACGTTTCACCATCAGATCTTTGATCTTACCGATGGCTTTAGTTGGATTGAGCTCTTTCGGGCACACATCCACACAGTTCATGATGCTGTGGCAACGGAACAAGCGGTATGGATCTTCCAAATCATCCAAACGCTGGCTCGTTGCTTCATCACGTGTATCGGCAATAAAGCGGTAAGCTGCCAACAAACCAGCCGGGCCGACAAACTTGTCTGGGTTCCACCAGAATGATGGGCACGACGTTGAACAGCATGCGCACAAGATACATTCGTACAAGCCATCAAGCTCTTTACGATCTTCTTGGCTTTGCAGACGTTCACGATCCGGCGCTGGGCTGTCGTTGATCACGTAGGGTTTGATCGAGTGATATTGCTTGAAGAACTGCGTCATATCGACGATCAAGTCGCGGATTACTGGCAAACCTGGCAATGGGCGCACTTCGATTGGCTGCTTGAGCGTATCGATGTCGGTAATACAGGCCAGACCATTTTTGCCATTGATATTCATCGCATCCGAGCCACACACGCCTTCACGGCATGAACGACGGAAAGACAGTGATTCATCAACGACTTTCAGCTTAACTAAGGCATCGAGCAATTTGCGTTCAGTCGTGGTGTCGACTTCAACGCTGATGTCTTGCATATACGGTTTAGCGTCTTTATCAGGATCGTAGCGATAAACACGGAATTGGACGGTTTGAGTAGCCATAATCGATCCTCTTAGTACGAACGCGTTTTGAGCGCGATCGTGTCAACAGTCAACGGTTTCATATTGACTGGTTTGTATTCAAGTTTGTTACCTTCACGATGCCACAGCGTGTGTTTCAGCCAGTTTGCATCGTCACGACCATTTGGATTCGCTGGTGTGTCTTCCGCGTCATCACGCACGTGCGCGCCGCGTGATTCTTTACGCGCTTCAGCGGAGATCATAGTTGCCTTCGCCACTTCGATCAGGTTTTCCAACTCCAGCGCTTCAAGACGCGCAGTGTTGAAGGTTTTTGATTTGTCGGCAATCACGGTGTTTTTCACCATTTGCTCAACTTCAAGAATCTTCGTCACGCCTTGCTGCAACATGTCGTTAAAGCGGAATACGCCACAGTGCGCTTGCATGGTGCGCTGCATCGCCAAACGCGCTTCGTTCACGTTGGTGCCTTCTTTCTGGTTATCCAGACGGGCTACACGAGCTACAGAGCGCTCAACGTCTTGCATCGCCAACTCTGGCAAATCTTTTGGCGCCGACTTGATGTAGTCGATCATGCTGTTGCCCGATGATTTGCCGAATACCAGCAAGTCGAGCAATGAGTTAGTACCCAAGCGATTCGCGCCGTGTACTGATGCGCATGCGCACTCACCTGCGGCGTAGAAACCTTGTACGACGTTGTCGTTTACTACCACTTCACCTTTGTAGTTGGTCGGAATACCGCCCATTTGGTAGTGGCAAGTTGGCACCACAGGAATTGGCGCTTTGATTGGGTCTACACCGGCAAACTTGATCGAAATTTCGCGAATGCCTGGCAATTTCGACATAATCACTTCAGGATCGAGGTGAGTAATATCGAGCAATACGTGGTCTTTGTTCGGACCACAGCCACGGCCTTCGTTAATCTCGGTCACCATCGCACGCGAAACCACGTCACGTGACGCCAAGTCTTTGGCATTTGGCGCATAACGTTCCATGAAACGCTCGCCTTGCGAGTTACGCAAGATACCGCCTTCACCACGCACGCCTTCGGTAATCAATACGCCTGCGCCAGCAACACCTGTTGGGTGAAATTGCCAGAACTCCATGTCTTCCAGTGGAATGCCTGCACGCGCAGCCATACCCAAGCCATCACCCGTATTAATGAACGCATTGGTAGACGAAGAGAAAATACGACCCGCGCCGCCAGTTGCAAACAAGGTGGCTTTGGCTTGGAAAATTACGACTTCAGATGTTTCCATCTCCATCGCGACCACGCCTTGCACATTACCGTGTTCGTCACGAATCAGGTCTAGCGCCATCCATTCAACGAAGAATTGCGTGTTAGCGCGGACATTGCGTTGGTAAAGAGCGTGCAACATTGCGTGACCAGTACGGTCAGCGGCAGCACAGGCACGGCGAACTGGTTTTTCACCAAAGTTGCTCATGTGACCGCCAAATGGTCGCTGGTAGATCGTACCGTCTGAGTTACGGTCAAACGGCATACCAAAATGTTCAAGCTCGATTACGACGTTCGGCGCTTCACGGCACATAAATTCGATCGCGTCTTGGTCACCCAACCAATCCGAACCTTTTACCGTGTCGTACATATGCCAGTGCCAATGATCTGGCTCTGAGTTACCCAAAGAAGCTGAAACGCCACCTTGCGCTGCAACCGTGTGCGAACGAGTTGGGAATACTTTCGACAAAACGGCAGTTTTCATACCCGCTTCAGAGAGTTGCAATGCGGCGCGCAAACCGGCACCACCCGCGCCAACGATAATGGCGTCAAACTTGCGAACTGGAATTGACTTGGTCATGCAACACCCCACACTACTTTAACCATATAAACCAAGCTACCGATCAACCACAGCAGCGTCAGAACGTGCATCGTCAAGCGAACGCCAACGTGCTGGATGTAATCCATCCAAATATCGCGCACACCAACCCACGCGTGCCACAGCAAGGCGGTGATGGAAACGGTAGTTACTACCTTCACCCACGTACAGGAGAACAACTCTTTCCAAGCATCGTACGAAGCGCCATTCGCGCACAAAATAAATGCCACGACACCAATGGTGTAGGCCAACATAATGACGGCGGTAACACGCTGCACCAACCAATCGCGCAAACCATAGTGCGCGCCAACCACATGACGTTTTACCATGTCATCACCCCAATAATTGCCGTCAAACTCAAGCTCACAGCCAGAACGATTTTGGCGGTCAAGCGAGCAGTTTTCAGATCGGTGCCTTTATGAATATCCAAGAACAGGAAACGAGTACCAGCACAGGCGTGGTGCAAATAAGCCCACAGCACAGCGAGCAGGAATAATTTGGTGACGGGATGAGCGACACATTCTTTGAACGCAGCAAAGCGATCAGCAGAAGACAAAGTGCCTTCCAATGCATACAACATGAACGGGATTGCCGCGAACATCAATGCACCACTAATCCGGTGCAAGATGGACACAATCCCTGGCAATGGCAAACGAATCTGCCATAGCGCAAGGTGCTTGGGGCGTGCTTTTTGCATACGCTCTATTCCTCTGTATTTACCAAACGAAGTTTTACTACTTTTAACAAGCTGACCTAAATCAATACATCAGCTTGAGAAACCTGACACAATCAGCTTAAGTCGCCAAAGATGGCTCAA from Chitinibacter sp. SCUT-21 encodes the following:
- the sdhC gene encoding succinate dehydrogenase, cytochrome b556 subunit, with the translated sequence MQKARPKHLALWQIRLPLPGIVSILHRISGALMFAAIPFMLYALEGTLSSADRFAAFKECVAHPVTKLFLLAVLWAYLHHACAGTRFLFLDIHKGTDLKTARLTAKIVLAVSLSLTAIIGVMTW
- the sdhD gene encoding succinate dehydrogenase, hydrophobic membrane anchor protein gives rise to the protein MVKRHVVGAHYGLRDWLVQRVTAVIMLAYTIGVVAFILCANGASYDAWKELFSCTWVKVVTTVSITALLWHAWVGVRDIWMDYIQHVGVRLTMHVLTLLWLIGSLVYMVKVVWGVA